The following coding sequences are from one Devosia yakushimensis window:
- a CDS encoding glycosyltransferase family 39 protein translates to MASSDVSPRSSANPAVWALILIGLALLFRLWGATAIGFGTGEAYYASSARELHLSYFDQPPLSLWIIWATMKLTGSEAVWLLRLPFVLMFVVTSFLVYRLGEKVHSGWAGFYAVLILNVSAIFTLSVGSWLQPDAPMMLFWAATCLVLVDIFVGQGGERPWRNWLLAGLWLGLTLLSKYHGAFIGLGAAIFMLANANARRWFAHPAPYVAALLALVIFLPVPIWNAQNHWVSFAFQGGRALAEESWNWARLIRMIVGQLLYIVPWLALPAIWVGLHAIFAGPRAQYPQGSVPGAAALLAYIGVPPVIFFTLVALWSDTQFHFHWQAPGYMSLFIILAASTTVIARRHAWLIRTWLGATAAITVLLIGALLSHAATGWARQAFPGQWEDPTVPQMAWTEVGEALNRLNAFATPDTFVGGLNWIECGYLDAQTAGRAPLPCIGEDPRNIAFNVDLADLAGRSGYFVTRTTDPQSSIAYLAQLFDSVSLVETVDIKRNGLVEIPDLQILSATNFHFDGSVPDVSGRSVSLLELPRTAITRVEGQVTGSGPVDLWLDGVQVASFTANGPTAFAFDAPGRWDVGARNSTLEITGPEDVEFTAVSVTRQ, encoded by the coding sequence ATGGCCAGCTCCGATGTTTCCCCGCGCTCTTCCGCCAATCCAGCGGTCTGGGCGCTCATTCTGATCGGCCTTGCGCTGCTGTTCCGCCTCTGGGGCGCCACCGCCATCGGCTTTGGCACTGGCGAAGCCTATTATGCCAGTAGCGCTCGCGAGCTTCACCTCAGCTATTTCGATCAGCCCCCGCTGTCGCTCTGGATCATCTGGGCCACCATGAAGCTGACCGGCTCGGAAGCGGTCTGGCTGCTGCGCCTGCCTTTCGTGCTGATGTTCGTGGTCACCTCCTTTCTGGTCTATCGCCTGGGCGAAAAGGTGCATTCAGGCTGGGCCGGTTTCTATGCCGTGCTGATCCTCAACGTCTCCGCCATTTTCACCCTCTCGGTCGGCAGCTGGCTGCAGCCCGATGCGCCCATGATGCTGTTCTGGGCCGCCACCTGCCTCGTGCTGGTCGATATTTTCGTCGGGCAGGGCGGTGAACGCCCCTGGCGCAATTGGTTGCTCGCCGGCCTCTGGCTCGGCCTAACCCTGCTGTCGAAATATCACGGCGCTTTCATCGGCCTGGGCGCTGCCATCTTCATGCTGGCCAACGCCAATGCCCGCCGCTGGTTCGCCCATCCCGCGCCCTATGTCGCCGCACTCCTGGCGCTGGTTATCTTCCTGCCCGTCCCCATCTGGAATGCTCAAAACCACTGGGTTTCCTTCGCCTTCCAGGGTGGCCGCGCGCTGGCCGAAGAGAGCTGGAACTGGGCCCGGCTGATCCGCATGATTGTCGGCCAATTGCTCTATATCGTGCCCTGGCTGGCCCTGCCGGCCATCTGGGTTGGCCTGCATGCCATCTTTGCCGGCCCGCGCGCGCAATATCCCCAAGGCAGTGTGCCCGGCGCGGCCGCTTTGCTCGCCTATATCGGCGTGCCCCCGGTCATCTTCTTCACCCTCGTTGCCCTGTGGTCCGATACCCAGTTCCATTTCCACTGGCAGGCGCCGGGCTATATGTCGCTGTTTATCATCCTGGCCGCATCCACCACGGTCATTGCGCGCCGCCACGCCTGGCTCATCCGCACCTGGCTGGGCGCCACCGCCGCCATCACCGTGCTGCTGATCGGCGCCCTGCTCAGCCACGCCGCAACCGGCTGGGCCCGCCAGGCTTTCCCCGGCCAATGGGAAGACCCCACCGTGCCGCAAATGGCCTGGACCGAAGTGGGTGAAGCCCTCAACCGCCTCAATGCCTTCGCCACCCCGGACACATTCGTTGGCGGCCTCAACTGGATCGAATGCGGTTATCTCGACGCCCAGACCGCCGGCCGGGCCCCGTTGCCCTGCATTGGCGAAGACCCGCGCAACATCGCGTTCAATGTCGACCTGGCCGACCTCGCCGGCCGTAGCGGCTATTTCGTCACCCGCACGACCGATCCTCAATCATCCATCGCCTATCTCGCTCAGCTCTTCGACAGCGTCTCGCTGGTCGAAACGGTCGACATCAAGCGCAATGGCCTTGTCGAAATCCCTGACCTGCAAATCTTGTCGGCGACCAATTTCCACTTCGATGGCTCAGTCCCCGATGTCTCGGGCCGCAGCGTCTCCCTGCTCGAACTTCCCCGCACCGCCATTACCCGTGTCGAAGGCCAGGTGACAGGTTCCGGCCCTGTCGATCTCTGGCTCGATGGCGTTCAGGTTGCTTCGTTCACTGCCAATGGCCCGACGGCATTTGCCTTCGACGCCCCGGGACGCTGGGATGTCGGCGCGCGCAATTCCACCCTCGAAATCACCGGCCCCGAAGATGTGGAATTCACCGCCGTCTCGGTCACCAGGCAATAG
- a CDS encoding co-chaperone GroES: MGFRPLHDRVVVRRLDSEEKTKGGIIIPDTAKEKPSEGVIVSVGPGARDDAGKTVALDVKAGDRVLFGKWSGTEVKVDGEDLLIMKESDIMGIIEG, translated from the coding sequence ATGGGCTTCCGTCCTCTGCACGACCGCGTGGTCGTCCGTCGCCTCGACAGCGAAGAAAAGACCAAAGGCGGGATCATCATCCCCGACACCGCCAAGGAAAAGCCCTCCGAGGGCGTGATCGTCTCCGTGGGCCCCGGCGCCCGCGACGACGCCGGCAAGACCGTGGCGCTCGACGTCAAGGCTGGCGACCGCGTGCTGTTCGGCAAGTGGAGCGGCACCGAGGTCAAGGTCGACGGCGAAGACCTGCTGATCATGAAGGAATCCGACATCATGGGCATCATCGAAGGCTAA
- the groL gene encoding chaperonin GroEL (60 kDa chaperone family; promotes refolding of misfolded polypeptides especially under stressful conditions; forms two stacked rings of heptamers to form a barrel-shaped 14mer; ends can be capped by GroES; misfolded proteins enter the barrel where they are refolded when GroES binds) — translation MAAKEVKFSTDARDKMLRGVNILANAVKVTLGPKGRNVVIEKSFGAPRITKDGVTVAKEIELEDKFENLGAQLLRSVASKTNDIAGDGTTTATVLGQAIVVEGVKAVAAGFNPMDLKRGIDLAVEEVVASLKAASSKIKSSSEVAQVGTISANGETAIGDMIAEAMQKVGNEGVITVEEAKTAETELDVVEGMQFDRGYLSPYFVTNAEKMTAVLEDPVILLHEKKLSNLQAILPILESVVQSQRPLLIIAEDIEGEALATLVVNRLRGGLKVAAVKAPGFGDRRKAMLEDIAILTGGQVISEDLGIKLENVTIDMLGTAKRVEITKENTTIVDGAGTQEDIQGRVGQIKAQIEETTSDYDREKLQERLAKLAGGVAVIKVGGSTEVEVKERKDRVDDALNATRAAVEEGIVAGGGVALLRASNAITAKGINADQAAGIAIVRRALQEPVRQIANNAGAEGSVVVGKILENSSATFGYNAATGEYGDLVELGVIDPVKVVRTALQDAASVASLLITTEALIVEAPKEAAPAMPGGGGGMGGMGGMDF, via the coding sequence ATGGCCGCTAAAGAAGTAAAGTTCTCCACCGATGCCCGCGACAAGATGCTGCGCGGCGTCAATATCCTGGCCAATGCCGTCAAGGTGACCCTGGGTCCCAAGGGCCGCAACGTGGTCATCGAAAAGTCGTTCGGCGCACCGCGCATCACCAAGGACGGCGTGACCGTCGCCAAGGAAATCGAACTGGAAGACAAGTTCGAAAACCTGGGCGCACAGTTGCTGCGTTCGGTCGCTTCCAAGACCAATGACATTGCCGGCGACGGCACCACCACCGCGACCGTTCTGGGTCAGGCTATCGTTGTCGAAGGCGTCAAGGCTGTTGCCGCCGGCTTCAACCCGATGGACCTGAAGCGCGGTATCGATCTGGCTGTTGAAGAAGTCGTTGCTTCGCTCAAGGCCGCTTCCTCCAAGATCAAGTCGTCTTCGGAAGTCGCCCAGGTCGGCACCATTTCGGCCAATGGCGAAACCGCCATCGGCGACATGATTGCCGAAGCCATGCAGAAGGTCGGCAACGAGGGTGTGATCACCGTCGAGGAAGCCAAGACCGCCGAGACCGAACTCGATGTCGTTGAAGGCATGCAGTTCGACCGTGGCTACCTGTCGCCCTACTTCGTGACCAATGCCGAGAAGATGACCGCCGTTCTGGAAGATCCCGTGATCCTCCTGCACGAGAAGAAGCTCTCGAACCTGCAGGCTATCCTGCCGATTCTCGAGTCGGTTGTGCAGTCGCAGCGCCCGCTGCTGATCATTGCCGAAGACATTGAAGGTGAGGCTCTTGCGACCCTCGTCGTCAACCGTCTGCGTGGCGGCCTCAAGGTTGCTGCCGTCAAGGCTCCGGGCTTCGGCGACCGCCGCAAGGCAATGCTGGAAGACATCGCCATCCTGACCGGTGGCCAGGTGATCTCGGAAGATCTCGGCATCAAGCTCGAGAACGTGACCATCGACATGCTGGGCACTGCCAAGCGCGTTGAAATCACCAAGGAAAACACCACCATCGTCGATGGCGCCGGCACCCAGGAAGACATCCAGGGCCGCGTTGGGCAGATCAAGGCACAGATCGAAGAAACCACTTCGGACTATGACCGCGAGAAGCTGCAGGAACGCCTGGCCAAGCTCGCCGGTGGCGTTGCCGTGATCAAGGTTGGCGGCTCGACGGAAGTTGAAGTCAAGGAGCGCAAGGACCGCGTCGACGACGCGCTGAACGCAACCCGCGCTGCCGTTGAAGAAGGCATCGTGGCCGGCGGTGGCGTTGCGCTGCTGCGCGCTTCGAACGCCATCACCGCCAAGGGCATCAATGCCGATCAGGCCGCCGGTATCGCCATCGTGCGCCGCGCCCTGCAGGAACCCGTGCGCCAGATCGCCAACAATGCCGGTGCCGAAGGCTCCGTTGTTGTCGGCAAGATCCTGGAAAACAGCTCGGCAACCTTCGGCTACAATGCTGCGACGGGCGAATATGGCGATCTCGTCGAACTCGGCGTTATCGACCCGGTGAAGGTGGTTCGCACCGCTCTGCAGGACGCGGCGTCGGTCGCTTCGCTGCTGATCACCACCGAAGCGCTGATCGTGGAAGCCCCCAAGGAAGCTGCACCGGCAATGCCGGGTGGCGGCGGCGGCATGGGCGGCATGGGCGGCATGGATTTCTAA
- a CDS encoding BrnA antitoxin family protein, translating to MSRPPMRRGGSALDQAEAAFKAVTSKPVEAAPAPKSQTPPAGKELVSLRLDRDVLEHFQEDGPGWQERINAALRVSAGLE from the coding sequence ATGAGCAGACCACCCATGCGCCGGGGCGGCAGCGCCCTCGATCAGGCCGAGGCCGCCTTCAAGGCCGTGACCAGCAAGCCAGTAGAGGCAGCGCCCGCGCCCAAAAGCCAGACGCCGCCGGCGGGCAAAGAGCTGGTGTCATTGCGGCTGGACCGGGACGTGCTGGAGCATTTCCAGGAAGATGGGCCGGGCTGGCAGGAACGGATCAACGCGGCGCTGCGGGTGAGTGCGGGGCTGGAATAG
- a CDS encoding TSUP family transporter, which yields MISDPLILLALAAVGMLAGFVDAIAGGGGMIGIPALLSAGLPPVAALATNKLQGVVGTAMATLTFWRRGFVSFRALIPAIALTFAGSFCGALAVKQLDTSLLTLAVPIALIGIALYFVFAPNLSDADKAARLPFGRFVPLMGLVIGFYDGIFGPGTGSFFTICFVTLFGFGLTRASGNTKALNLVSNLAALVIFIPAGDVVWPAALAMAAGQIVGGYIGARTGIRYGAKVIRPVVAVVSIALALKLIFFR from the coding sequence GTGATTTCCGATCCGCTGATTCTTCTCGCGCTGGCCGCCGTCGGCATGCTGGCCGGCTTTGTCGATGCCATTGCCGGCGGCGGCGGCATGATCGGCATTCCCGCGCTCCTGTCCGCCGGCCTGCCCCCCGTCGCGGCCCTCGCCACCAATAAGCTCCAGGGTGTGGTCGGCACAGCCATGGCTACGCTCACCTTCTGGCGCCGCGGCTTTGTCTCGTTCCGGGCGCTGATCCCCGCCATCGCGCTCACCTTCGCGGGCAGCTTCTGCGGCGCGCTGGCCGTCAAGCAACTCGATACGAGCCTGCTCACCCTGGCCGTGCCCATCGCCTTGATCGGCATCGCGCTCTATTTCGTCTTCGCGCCCAATCTCTCCGATGCCGATAAGGCCGCCAGACTGCCCTTCGGACGCTTCGTGCCGCTCATGGGTCTGGTCATTGGCTTCTACGACGGCATTTTCGGCCCCGGCACGGGCTCGTTCTTCACCATCTGCTTCGTCACCCTGTTCGGCTTCGGGCTCACCCGCGCTTCGGGCAATACCAAGGCGCTCAACCTGGTTTCAAACCTGGCCGCACTGGTGATCTTCATTCCCGCCGGCGACGTCGTCTGGCCCGCCGCGCTGGCCATGGCCGCCGGTCAAATAGTGGGCGGGTATATCGGCGCCCGCACCGGCATCCGCTACGGCGCCAAAGTCATCCGCCCGGTCGTGGCCGTGGTGTCGATAGCGCTGGCGCTGAAGTTGATTTTCTTTCGCTGA
- a CDS encoding glycosyltransferase family 2 protein, whose translation MADDVELTILMPCLNEAETLATCIGKANAFLARTGIRGEVVIADNGSTDGSRDIALANGARVVPVAQRGYGAALGTGIEAARGRYVIMGDADDSYDFANLDAFVTQLRDGADLVMGNRFAGGIAPGAMPWHHRYIGNPVLSAIGRRFFHTPIGDFHCGLRGFSRAAVLGLKLRTTGMEFASEMVVKATLAHLDISEVPTTLSRDGRSRPPHLRSFRDGWRHLRFLLLFSPRWLFLYPGIALLCMGLLVGAILLPGPLHIGQVALDIHTFLIAALCVIVGAQSIAFAVIGRRFASRYGFIPRSGTYDRILEALTLERILAIAIVLMLVGLVVLLWGFGQWAERGFGRLNPNSTLRAMILAMTALVTGFQLMMSGFMSSMINIPIYERRVADPAPPLHSDQA comes from the coding sequence TTGGCCGACGACGTCGAACTCACCATTCTCATGCCATGCCTCAATGAGGCCGAAACGCTGGCCACCTGCATTGGCAAGGCCAATGCCTTCCTCGCCCGCACCGGCATAAGGGGCGAGGTGGTCATCGCTGATAACGGCTCCACCGATGGCTCGCGCGATATCGCCCTCGCCAATGGCGCGCGCGTCGTCCCCGTTGCCCAACGTGGCTATGGTGCGGCGCTGGGCACGGGCATCGAGGCCGCGCGCGGCCGCTACGTCATCATGGGCGACGCCGATGACAGCTATGATTTCGCCAATCTCGATGCTTTCGTCACCCAATTGCGCGACGGCGCCGATCTGGTCATGGGCAATCGCTTCGCCGGCGGCATCGCGCCCGGCGCCATGCCCTGGCACCACCGCTATATCGGCAATCCGGTGCTCAGCGCGATTGGCCGGCGCTTCTTCCATACGCCCATCGGCGATTTCCACTGCGGGCTGCGTGGCTTTTCCCGCGCTGCCGTGCTGGGCCTCAAGCTGCGCACCACCGGCATGGAATTCGCCTCCGAAATGGTGGTCAAGGCGACGCTCGCCCATCTGGATATCAGCGAAGTGCCCACCACGCTGTCCAGGGATGGCCGCTCGCGCCCACCCCATCTGCGGTCTTTCCGCGATGGCTGGCGCCATCTGCGCTTCCTGCTGCTGTTTTCTCCCCGCTGGCTGTTTCTCTATCCGGGCATTGCCCTGCTCTGTATGGGGCTTTTGGTCGGCGCCATCCTGCTGCCCGGCCCGCTGCATATCGGCCAGGTCGCCCTCGACATCCACACCTTCCTGATCGCGGCGCTCTGCGTCATCGTCGGCGCGCAATCCATCGCCTTTGCCGTGATCGGCCGGCGCTTTGCCTCCCGCTATGGCTTCATTCCCCGCTCCGGCACCTATGATCGCATTCTCGAAGCCCTGACCCTCGAGCGCATCCTGGCCATAGCCATCGTGCTGATGCTGGTGGGCCTGGTGGTTCTGCTCTGGGGTTTTGGCCAATGGGCCGAGCGCGGCTTCGGCCGTCTCAATCCCAATTCCACCCTGCGCGCCATGATCCTGGCCATGACGGCCCTCGTCACCGGCTTCCAATTGATGATGAGCGGCTTTATGTCCTCCATGATCAATATTCCCATCTACGAGCGCCGCGTCGCCGATCCCGCGCCGCCGCTCCACTCCGATCAGGCCTGA
- the hisG gene encoding ATP phosphoribosyltransferase, translating into MTGITLAVPSKGRLEELTRDWFARNGFTISRPGGARSYLGAIEGLPDVTVRFFPPSEIARELIRGTIDIGITGRDLIHETSETGPQSVAFAKTLDFGHADVVVAVPDAWIDVTHLHDLADVASDFRSRHGRWLRIATKYITITRQHFAKAGIAEYRTVESLGATEAAPASGVADIVVDITTTGSTLAANNLRVLEDGVMLQSQACLIVSRTADWTNPRRASMQALLSRLAAETEF; encoded by the coding sequence ATGACCGGCATCACCCTCGCCGTCCCCTCCAAGGGCCGCCTCGAAGAGCTCACCCGCGACTGGTTCGCCCGCAATGGCTTCACCATTTCTCGCCCCGGCGGCGCCCGCTCCTATCTCGGCGCTATCGAAGGCCTGCCCGACGTCACCGTACGCTTCTTTCCCCCTTCCGAAATCGCCCGCGAACTGATCCGCGGCACGATCGATATCGGCATTACCGGCCGCGATCTCATCCACGAAACCAGCGAGACCGGTCCCCAATCGGTCGCCTTTGCCAAAACCCTCGATTTCGGCCATGCCGACGTCGTCGTCGCTGTGCCCGATGCCTGGATCGACGTCACCCATCTGCACGATCTGGCCGATGTGGCCTCCGATTTCCGCTCGCGCCACGGTCGCTGGCTGCGCATCGCCACCAAATACATCACCATCACCCGCCAGCATTTCGCCAAGGCAGGCATTGCCGAATACCGCACCGTGGAAAGCCTGGGCGCCACCGAGGCAGCCCCCGCCTCGGGCGTGGCCGATATCGTGGTCGACATCACCACTACCGGCTCCACCCTCGCCGCCAACAATCTGCGCGTCCTCGAAGATGGCGTCATGCTGCAAAGCCAGGCCTGCCTCATCGTCTCGCGCACTGCCGATTGGACCAATCCCCGCCGCGCCAGCATGCAGGCGCTGCTATCGCGCCTTGCGGCTGAAACCGAGTTCTGA
- a CDS encoding ATP phosphoribosyltransferase regulatory subunit, whose protein sequence is MTGAALRRANLEALVEAQGATRATPPLLLSADPYFDLAGEEFGRRLLLTTDASGAEYCLRPDFTLPIVADYIANGVGAPAAFSYLGPIFRQRETGAAEFDQGGIELLAQRDGDVALDQVLTFARAALSIFGVSPLVRLGGVGLFEALLAQADMPDPWRSRIRHRFGHTEALDRLLTRLELAPDLPREQQPSREALVSDVTEQMVAAGLSLSEGRSPQEIADRYLEQQALDAAHVPAKTLRLLREYLAISGPVLQALTRIESLAAEYRLMLGAPIRTIRRHLNGLGEARVSFDAGFSPRLDYYTGIVFEMTGPNGEVLASGGQYDRLLERLGAKAPIAASGCAVWVDRLEKEVRS, encoded by the coding sequence ATGACCGGCGCCGCCCTCCGCCGCGCCAATCTCGAAGCCCTGGTCGAAGCCCAGGGCGCCACCCGCGCCACCCCGCCATTGCTGCTCTCGGCCGATCCCTATTTCGATCTTGCCGGCGAGGAATTCGGCCGCCGCCTCCTGCTCACCACTGACGCCTCCGGCGCCGAATATTGCCTGCGCCCTGATTTCACCCTGCCCATCGTGGCCGATTACATCGCCAATGGCGTGGGCGCACCGGCTGCCTTCTCCTATCTCGGCCCCATTTTCCGCCAGCGCGAGACCGGCGCCGCCGAATTCGATCAGGGCGGCATCGAATTGCTCGCCCAGCGCGATGGCGATGTGGCGCTCGATCAGGTGCTGACCTTTGCCCGCGCCGCCCTCTCCATTTTTGGCGTCAGCCCCTTGGTTCGCCTCGGCGGGGTAGGGCTCTTCGAAGCCCTCCTGGCCCAGGCCGATATGCCCGATCCCTGGCGCTCGCGCATCCGCCACCGTTTCGGTCACACCGAGGCGCTCGATCGCCTGCTGACCCGGCTCGAACTGGCTCCCGACCTGCCGCGCGAACAGCAGCCCTCCCGCGAGGCGCTGGTCTCCGATGTCACCGAGCAAATGGTCGCCGCCGGCCTCAGCCTGTCCGAAGGCCGCTCGCCCCAGGAAATCGCTGACCGCTATCTCGAGCAGCAGGCTCTCGACGCCGCCCACGTCCCGGCCAAAACGCTCAGGCTGCTGCGCGAATACCTCGCCATTTCCGGCCCTGTTCTGCAGGCGCTGACCCGTATCGAGAGCCTGGCCGCCGAATACCGACTCATGCTCGGCGCGCCCATCCGCACCATTCGCCGTCATCTCAATGGCCTGGGCGAAGCCCGCGTCAGCTTCGACGCCGGCTTTTCCCCGCGCCTCGACTATTACACCGGCATCGTCTTCGAAATGACCGGCCCCAATGGCGAAGTCCTCGCCTCGGGTGGCCAATATGATCGCCTCCTCGAACGCCTCGGCGCCAAAGCTCCCATCGCCGCCTCCGGCTGCGCCGTCTGGGTCGATCGGCTGGAAAAAGAGGTCCGCTCATGA
- the hisS gene encoding histidine--tRNA ligase, which produces MTEKAKLIAPRLPRGFEDRTPGEIAAVGAMIDKIRHVYERYGFDPVETPLLELTETLGKFLPDTDRPNAGVFSLQDDDEQWMSLRYDLTAPLARYFAENFETLPKPYRSYRQGYVFRNEKPGPGRFRQFMQFDADTVGAAGPEADAEMCMMMADVMDALGLAGKYVVRVNNRKVLDGVLQAAGVTSDDQKLIVLRAIDKLDKFGTEGVKLLLGAGRKDESGDFTKGAGLDDAQIATLVGYIESGVPGTGVEKGSNAHVIATINTLAGLIGSSETGLQGVQELASIFGLVSAAGFGGRVILDPSVVRGLEYYTGPVFEIELTFKVQNEKGQDVVFGSVGGGGRYDGLVSRFRREPVPATGFSIGVSRLFNALKLTGNIASSEPVGPVVVLVMDKDQTSSYQAMVAELRNAGIRAEMFLGNTKNFGKQVSYADKRNSPAVIIEGSQEREQGIIQIKDLIAGKEAAQAITDNAEWKAARPGQFEVKRGDLVAAIQKLLSEQ; this is translated from the coding sequence ATGACCGAAAAAGCCAAGCTCATCGCCCCGCGCCTGCCGCGCGGCTTCGAGGACCGTACCCCCGGTGAAATCGCCGCCGTCGGCGCCATGATCGACAAGATCCGGCATGTCTATGAGCGCTATGGCTTCGATCCGGTCGAAACGCCCCTGCTCGAACTCACCGAAACGCTTGGCAAATTCCTGCCCGATACCGACCGCCCCAATGCAGGCGTCTTCTCCCTGCAGGACGATGACGAGCAGTGGATGAGCCTGCGCTACGATCTCACCGCGCCGCTCGCCCGCTATTTCGCCGAAAATTTCGAAACCCTGCCCAAGCCCTACCGCTCCTATCGCCAGGGCTATGTCTTCCGCAACGAAAAGCCCGGCCCGGGCCGCTTCCGCCAATTCATGCAATTCGATGCCGACACGGTCGGCGCCGCCGGCCCCGAGGCCGACGCCGAAATGTGCATGATGATGGCCGATGTGATGGATGCGCTGGGCCTAGCCGGCAAATATGTGGTCCGCGTCAACAATCGCAAAGTGCTCGATGGCGTGCTGCAGGCCGCCGGCGTTACCTCCGACGACCAAAAGCTCATCGTGCTTCGCGCCATCGACAAGCTCGATAAATTCGGCACCGAGGGCGTCAAGCTGCTGCTGGGGGCAGGGCGCAAGGATGAAAGCGGCGACTTCACCAAGGGCGCCGGGCTCGACGATGCGCAGATCGCGACCCTGGTTGGCTATATCGAAAGTGGCGTTCCCGGAACGGGCGTCGAAAAGGGCAGCAATGCCCATGTCATTGCCACCATCAATACCCTGGCTGGCCTCATCGGCAGTTCGGAAACCGGCCTCCAGGGTGTTCAGGAACTGGCCAGTATTTTCGGCCTGGTCAGCGCTGCCGGCTTTGGTGGTCGCGTCATTCTCGACCCTTCCGTCGTGCGCGGCCTTGAATATTACACCGGCCCGGTTTTCGAGATCGAACTGACCTTCAAGGTGCAGAACGAAAAGGGCCAGGACGTCGTCTTCGGCTCGGTCGGCGGCGGTGGCCGCTACGATGGCCTGGTCTCCCGTTTCCGCCGCGAGCCCGTGCCCGCCACCGGCTTTTCCATCGGCGTTTCGCGCCTGTTCAACGCGCTCAAGCTCACCGGCAATATCGCCTCGAGTGAGCCCGTTGGGCCCGTCGTCGTCCTCGTCATGGACAAGGACCAGACCTCCTCCTACCAGGCCATGGTGGCCGAGCTGCGCAATGCCGGCATCCGCGCCGAAATGTTCCTCGGCAATACCAAGAATTTCGGCAAGCAAGTCTCTTACGCCGACAAGCGCAATTCCCCCGCCGTCATCATCGAAGGCAGCCAGGAACGCGAGCAGGGCATCATCCAGATCAAGGACCTGATCGCCGGCAAAGAGGCCGCCCAGGCCATCACCGACAACGCCGAATGGAAAGCCGCAAGGCCGGGCCAGTTCGAGGTCAAGCGTGGTGACCTGGTAGCGGCCATCCAGAAGCTGCTGAGCGAACAATGA
- a CDS encoding DNA-3-methyladenine glycosylase I: MTVEVPPPDGLPRCPWPGDDALYRHYHDHEWGRPVTSDTRLFEKICLEGFQSGLSWITILRKRERFREVFHGFDIAKVAAMTEADIERLLLDPGIIRHRGKIAATINNARRTLEVQKEFGSLAAYIWQFEPRPGHRAEDYSWSALSAVAQTDASRALSKDLRKRGFNFVGPTTCYAFMQSMGMVNDHIETCFCRPEVEASRAALQRPVK, from the coding sequence ATGACCGTCGAAGTCCCGCCCCCCGATGGCCTGCCGCGCTGCCCCTGGCCGGGCGATGATGCCCTCTATCGCCATTATCACGATCACGAATGGGGCCGCCCCGTCACCTCCGATACACGTCTCTTCGAAAAGATCTGCCTCGAAGGCTTCCAGTCCGGCCTGTCCTGGATCACCATTCTGCGCAAGCGGGAGCGCTTCCGCGAAGTCTTTCATGGCTTCGACATCGCCAAAGTCGCCGCCATGACCGAGGCCGATATCGAGCGCCTCCTGCTCGATCCCGGCATTATCCGCCATCGCGGCAAGATCGCTGCCACCATCAACAATGCCAGGCGGACTCTGGAGGTTCAAAAGGAGTTCGGCTCGCTCGCCGCCTATATCTGGCAGTTCGAGCCCCGGCCTGGCCATCGCGCCGAAGACTATTCCTGGTCCGCCCTCAGCGCCGTCGCCCAGACCGACGCCTCCCGCGCCCTCTCCAAGGATTTGCGCAAACGTGGCTTCAATTTCGTCGGCCCCACCACCTGCTATGCCTTCATGCAGTCCATGGGCATGGTGAACGATCACATCGAAACCTGCTTCTGCCGCCCCGAAGTCGAAGCCTCCCGCGCTGCGCTTCAGCGACCGGTGAAATAG